A single region of the Raphanus sativus cultivar WK10039 chromosome 1, ASM80110v3, whole genome shotgun sequence genome encodes:
- the LOC108850406 gene encoding putative tRNA (cytidine(32)/guanosine(34)-2'-O)-methyltransferase: MGKASRDKRDIYYRKAKEEGWRARSAFKLLQIDEEFNIFQGVKRVVDLCAAPGSWSQVLSRQLYLPAKYSAESKEEDLPLIVAIDLQPMAPIEGVIQVQGDITNARTAEVVIRHFDGCKADLVVCDGAPDVTGLHDMDEFVQSQLILAGLTIVTHILKEGGKFIAKIFRGKDTSLLYCQLKLFFPTVTFAKPKSSRNSSIEAFAVCENYSPPEGFNPRDLHRLLEKVGSPSGGSDLDCSSGWLEGPNKVYIPFLACGDLSGYDSDRSYPLPKEADGSSYRSLDPIQPPIAPPYKRAIELKKSSAQSFNS, from the exons ATGGGAAAAGCTTCTCGGGATAAAAGG GATATATACTATCGGAAAGCGAAAGAAGAAGGATGGCGTGCCAGAAGTGCCTTTAAGCTTCTTCAGATTGATGAGGAATTCAACATTTTTCAAG GAGTGAAGAGGGTTGTAGATTTATGTGCTGCACCTGGTAGCTGGAGTCAG GTTCTCAGTCGTCAACTGTATCTTCCTGCAAAGTATTCAGCTGAGTCAAA AGAAGAAGATCTTCCTCTTATAGTGGCCATTGATTTGCAGCCTATGGCTCCAATCGAAGGTGTAATCCAAGTTCAAGGGGACATAACTAATGCTCGGACTGCTGAAGTG GTCATTAGACATTTTGACGGTTGCAAGGCTGATCTGGTTGTCTGTGATGGTGCTCCAGATG TTACCGGTTTGCATGACATGGATGAATTTGTCCAGTCCCAACTCATACTGGCG GGCTTAACGATTGTAACCCATATTCTTAAAGAAGGTGGAAAATTTATTGCAAAAATATTCCGTGGAAAAGACACAAGTCTCTTGTACTGTCAG CTGAAGTTGTTTTTTCCAACTGTGACTTTTGCGAAACCTAAAAGCAGCCGCAATTCTAGTATAG AGGCATTTGCTGTCTGCGAAAATTACTCCCCACCAGAAGGATTTAACCCGAGAGATCTGCATCGTCTCTTGGAGAAAGTCGGAAGCCCTTCAGGTGGAAGCGATCtcg ATTGCAGCAGTGGTTGGCTTGAAGGACCCAACAAAGTTTATATTCCATTCTTGGCATGTGGTGACCTAAGCGGTTATGACTCGGACCGGTCGTACCCACTCCCAAAAGAGGCAGATGGATCGTCATACCGGAGTCTGGACCCGATTCAGCCTCCGATTGCACCGCCTTATAAACGAGCTATTGAGCTCAAGAAATCTTCAGCACAAAGCTTCAACTCTTAA
- the LOC108851414 gene encoding uncharacterized protein At4g15545 isoform X2 — protein MMSQSGGGPDFSLSDEILAIIPTDPYEQLDLARKITSMAIASRVSNLESQVSVLTQKLVEKDRIVYELEGRASSLERLYHESDSSLKNALDENVKLRQERDSLAMTAKKLGRDYAKLEAFKRQLMQSLNDENPSQTDNIDVRQVARDKDENSNGLSTLDSFSNNNNTQGLRQRASLTPPGLTPSGTPKMVSAVGSPRSYSAASSPKLFSGAASPTASQYDIRMWSSSSQQSSVPNSPPRSHSSTSARHARIDGKEFFRQARSRLSYEQFSAFLANIKELNARKQSREETLRKAEEIFGTENNDLYISFKGLLTSGR, from the exons ATGATGTCGCAAAGCGGCGGTGGACCAGACTTCAGTCTGTCGGACGAGATTCTGGCAATTATCCCCACCGATCCATATGAACAACTAGATCTCGCAAGGAAGATCACTTCAATGGCGATCGCATCCAGGGTGTCCAATCTAGAGTCCCAAGTATCCGTGCTCACGCAGAAGCTTGTAGAGAAGGATAGGATTGTGTACGAGCTAGAAGGTAGAGCATCTTCCTTGGAAAGACTATACCATGAGTCTGATTCCTCCTTGAAGAATGCACTCGACGAAAAT GTGAAACTAAGACAAGAGCGAGATTCGCTGGCGATGACTGCCAAGAAACTCGGTCGTGATTATGCAAAG CTGGAAGCATTCAAGAGACAGTTGATGCAGTCTTTGAATGATGAGAATCCATCT caGACCGACAACATTGACGTCAGACAGGTTGCTCGAGACAAAG ATGAGAATTCAAATGGCTTATCCACACTCGATTCTttctccaacaacaacaacacccAAG GTTTACGGCAAAGAGCCTCTTTGACTCCCCCCGGGCTAACTCCTAGCGGAACACCAAAGATGGTGTCAGCTGTTGGATCTCCGAGAAGCTACTCTGCTGCATCATCGCCAAAGCTGTTCTCAGGAGCCGCATCTCCAACAGCCTCACAGTATGATATACGCATGTGGTCTTCATCAAGCCAGCAATCTTCTGTACCAAACTCTCCTCCTCGCTCACATTCTTCTACTTCAG CTCGCCATGCGAGGATTGATGGGAAAGAGTTCTTTAGACAAGCCAG GAGCCGTTTGTCTTACGAGCAGTTCAGCGCATTCCTAGCTAACATCAAGGAACTAAACGCTCGGAAGCAGAGCCGTGAG GAAACGTTAAGGAAAGCGGAGGAGATATTCGGGACAGAGAACAATGATCTTTACATATCCTTTAAAGGACTTCTCACCAGCGGCcgttga
- the LOC108851414 gene encoding uncharacterized protein At4g15545 isoform X1 produces the protein MMSQSGGGPDFSLSDEILAIIPTDPYEQLDLARKITSMAIASRVSNLESQVSVLTQKLVEKDRIVYELEGRASSLERLYHESDSSLKNALDENVKLRQERDSLAMTAKKLGRDYAKLEAFKRQLMQSLNDENPSVCSPSLPPFFFVYIIYPQSHLTCSHITSLFFFLKQTDNIDVRQVARDKDENSNGLSTLDSFSNNNNTQGLRQRASLTPPGLTPSGTPKMVSAVGSPRSYSAASSPKLFSGAASPTASQYDIRMWSSSSQQSSVPNSPPRSHSSTSARHARIDGKEFFRQARSRLSYEQFSAFLANIKELNARKQSREETLRKAEEIFGTENNDLYISFKGLLTSGR, from the exons ATGATGTCGCAAAGCGGCGGTGGACCAGACTTCAGTCTGTCGGACGAGATTCTGGCAATTATCCCCACCGATCCATATGAACAACTAGATCTCGCAAGGAAGATCACTTCAATGGCGATCGCATCCAGGGTGTCCAATCTAGAGTCCCAAGTATCCGTGCTCACGCAGAAGCTTGTAGAGAAGGATAGGATTGTGTACGAGCTAGAAGGTAGAGCATCTTCCTTGGAAAGACTATACCATGAGTCTGATTCCTCCTTGAAGAATGCACTCGACGAAAAT GTGAAACTAAGACAAGAGCGAGATTCGCTGGCGATGACTGCCAAGAAACTCGGTCGTGATTATGCAAAG CTGGAAGCATTCAAGAGACAGTTGATGCAGTCTTTGAATGATGAGAATCCATCTGTATGCTCACCATCACtccctccttttttttttgtatatataatctACCCACAGTCTCACCTTACATGCTCCCACATTAcatcccttttttttttcttaaagcaGACCGACAACATTGACGTCAGACAGGTTGCTCGAGACAAAG ATGAGAATTCAAATGGCTTATCCACACTCGATTCTttctccaacaacaacaacacccAAG GTTTACGGCAAAGAGCCTCTTTGACTCCCCCCGGGCTAACTCCTAGCGGAACACCAAAGATGGTGTCAGCTGTTGGATCTCCGAGAAGCTACTCTGCTGCATCATCGCCAAAGCTGTTCTCAGGAGCCGCATCTCCAACAGCCTCACAGTATGATATACGCATGTGGTCTTCATCAAGCCAGCAATCTTCTGTACCAAACTCTCCTCCTCGCTCACATTCTTCTACTTCAG CTCGCCATGCGAGGATTGATGGGAAAGAGTTCTTTAGACAAGCCAG GAGCCGTTTGTCTTACGAGCAGTTCAGCGCATTCCTAGCTAACATCAAGGAACTAAACGCTCGGAAGCAGAGCCGTGAG GAAACGTTAAGGAAAGCGGAGGAGATATTCGGGACAGAGAACAATGATCTTTACATATCCTTTAAAGGACTTCTCACCAGCGGCcgttga
- the LOC108851414 gene encoding uncharacterized protein At4g15545 isoform X3 → MMSQSGGGPDFSLSDEILAIIPTDPYEQLDLARKITSMAIASRVSNLESQVSVLTQKLVEKDRIVYELEGRASSLERLYHESDSSLKNALDENVKLRQERDSLAMTAKKLGRDYAKLEAFKRQLMQSLNDENPSTDNIDVRQVARDKDENSNGLSTLDSFSNNNNTQGLRQRASLTPPGLTPSGTPKMVSAVGSPRSYSAASSPKLFSGAASPTASQYDIRMWSSSSQQSSVPNSPPRSHSSTSARHARIDGKEFFRQARSRLSYEQFSAFLANIKELNARKQSREETLRKAEEIFGTENNDLYISFKGLLTSGR, encoded by the exons ATGATGTCGCAAAGCGGCGGTGGACCAGACTTCAGTCTGTCGGACGAGATTCTGGCAATTATCCCCACCGATCCATATGAACAACTAGATCTCGCAAGGAAGATCACTTCAATGGCGATCGCATCCAGGGTGTCCAATCTAGAGTCCCAAGTATCCGTGCTCACGCAGAAGCTTGTAGAGAAGGATAGGATTGTGTACGAGCTAGAAGGTAGAGCATCTTCCTTGGAAAGACTATACCATGAGTCTGATTCCTCCTTGAAGAATGCACTCGACGAAAAT GTGAAACTAAGACAAGAGCGAGATTCGCTGGCGATGACTGCCAAGAAACTCGGTCGTGATTATGCAAAG CTGGAAGCATTCAAGAGACAGTTGATGCAGTCTTTGAATGATGAGAATCCATCT ACCGACAACATTGACGTCAGACAGGTTGCTCGAGACAAAG ATGAGAATTCAAATGGCTTATCCACACTCGATTCTttctccaacaacaacaacacccAAG GTTTACGGCAAAGAGCCTCTTTGACTCCCCCCGGGCTAACTCCTAGCGGAACACCAAAGATGGTGTCAGCTGTTGGATCTCCGAGAAGCTACTCTGCTGCATCATCGCCAAAGCTGTTCTCAGGAGCCGCATCTCCAACAGCCTCACAGTATGATATACGCATGTGGTCTTCATCAAGCCAGCAATCTTCTGTACCAAACTCTCCTCCTCGCTCACATTCTTCTACTTCAG CTCGCCATGCGAGGATTGATGGGAAAGAGTTCTTTAGACAAGCCAG GAGCCGTTTGTCTTACGAGCAGTTCAGCGCATTCCTAGCTAACATCAAGGAACTAAACGCTCGGAAGCAGAGCCGTGAG GAAACGTTAAGGAAAGCGGAGGAGATATTCGGGACAGAGAACAATGATCTTTACATATCCTTTAAAGGACTTCTCACCAGCGGCcgttga